The following are encoded together in the Gallaecimonas xiamenensis 3-C-1 genome:
- the tmpT gene encoding thiopurine S-methyltransferase: MQADFWHQKWASGEIGFHQQQGNPQLQAQLGRLALSPGARLFLPLCGKTRDIAWLLAQGFDVAGAELSPLAIRQLFAELGVEPQIEDKGPLHCYSAPGIAIWVGDIFALNAGQLGPVDAVFDRAALVALPGDMRPLYAQHLQDLTRQAPQLLVTFDYDQAAQAGPPFSVGFDEVQSLYGDAYQVELLAREEVVGGLKGLVPAEVLSFLLQPLA, encoded by the coding sequence ATGCAGGCAGACTTTTGGCACCAAAAATGGGCCAGTGGCGAGATTGGTTTTCACCAGCAGCAGGGTAATCCCCAGCTGCAAGCCCAGCTTGGCCGCCTGGCCCTTAGCCCCGGTGCCCGCCTGTTCCTGCCCCTTTGCGGCAAGACCCGGGATATCGCCTGGCTGCTGGCCCAAGGCTTTGATGTCGCCGGCGCCGAACTGAGCCCCCTGGCCATCCGCCAACTCTTTGCCGAGCTGGGGGTAGAACCCCAGATAGAAGACAAAGGCCCCCTGCACTGCTACAGCGCCCCCGGCATCGCCATCTGGGTAGGGGACATCTTTGCCCTTAACGCCGGCCAGCTTGGCCCGGTGGACGCCGTCTTCGACCGCGCCGCCCTGGTCGCCCTGCCCGGCGACATGCGCCCTCTGTACGCCCAGCACCTGCAAGACCTCACCCGCCAAGCCCCGCAGCTGCTGGTAACCTTCGACTACGACCAGGCCGCCCAAGCTGGCCCGCCCTTTTCGGTTGGCTTTGACGAGGTTCAGTCCCTTTATGGCGATGCCTATCAGGTTGAGCTGCTGGCCCGTGAAGAGGTTGTGGGTGGGCTTAAGGGGCTGGTTCCGGCTGAGGTTTTGAGTTTTTTGCTCCAGCCCTTAGCTTAG